In a single window of the Arthrobacter sp. StoSoilA2 genome:
- a CDS encoding NUDIX hydrolase: MSNLDELWRKLWTTRAYKGFVTINQDTYLEADGSVSTWDVIASPDSAAVLAFTEGGTEVVLFEQFRVGPGKTLLELPGGYLNENETPVDAARRELAEETGYRSSAIYYAGSEWWSANSTRRKHLVIAAEARPGSDPLWDASEAGFVRLLPSDELMDFLLSGELTDAGLACRGLMKFAASTQPAGNQRSPALDKLQATVRGLFPS, translated from the coding sequence GTGAGCAATTTGGACGAATTGTGGCGAAAACTCTGGACTACGCGGGCGTACAAAGGTTTTGTCACCATCAACCAGGACACGTACCTGGAAGCTGACGGCTCAGTTTCAACCTGGGACGTGATTGCCAGCCCGGACTCCGCCGCGGTTCTCGCGTTCACGGAGGGCGGAACCGAGGTGGTGCTGTTTGAGCAGTTCCGCGTCGGCCCAGGGAAGACCTTGCTTGAACTGCCCGGGGGCTACTTGAACGAGAATGAAACTCCGGTAGATGCGGCCCGACGCGAGTTGGCGGAGGAAACGGGCTATCGCTCGTCGGCTATCTACTACGCAGGATCCGAGTGGTGGTCCGCCAACTCAACCAGGCGCAAACACCTCGTCATCGCAGCAGAAGCCCGCCCCGGCAGCGACCCCTTGTGGGACGCGTCCGAGGCGGGCTTCGTTCGGCTATTGCCAAGTGACGAGCTGATGGACTTCCTGTTGAGCGGTGAGTTAACAGACGCGGGACTTGCCTGCCGCGGACTCATGAAGTTCGCTGCCAGCACCCAACCTGCCGGCAACCAACGGAGCCCTGCATTGGACAAGCTTCAGGCGACAGTCCGAGGCCTGTTTCCTAGCTAA
- a CDS encoding ATP-binding cassette domain-containing protein gives MTIHASFEGFSKRRGQRLAVDDLTFNVPAGRVVGLIGPNGAGKSTALAGLTGLVKATSGRATVFGMDYRSLKRPATKVGVNLDGMEVEPGLTGRRHLQICRLAAGVGRENVERVLDQVDLAAHADRKVRDYSLGMKQRLGIASAIIGNPRLLVLDEPANGLDPEGIQWLRGFLHGFAESGGSALVSSHQLLELEQVVHDVVILKQRTLFHGTLEEAKVLGGGSLESAYFKILEGAR, from the coding sequence ATGACAATCCACGCCAGCTTCGAGGGATTCAGCAAGCGAAGAGGCCAACGGCTTGCCGTCGACGATCTGACGTTCAATGTGCCGGCCGGGCGGGTTGTGGGATTGATCGGCCCCAACGGTGCCGGAAAGAGTACGGCGCTCGCCGGGCTGACAGGCCTGGTGAAGGCGACGTCGGGTCGTGCAACGGTCTTCGGAATGGACTATCGCTCGCTCAAGAGGCCGGCCACCAAGGTTGGAGTGAACTTGGACGGGATGGAAGTGGAGCCCGGATTAACGGGGCGCCGCCATCTGCAGATCTGCCGGTTGGCAGCAGGGGTGGGCAGGGAAAACGTTGAGCGGGTCCTGGACCAGGTGGATCTTGCAGCCCACGCGGACAGGAAGGTCCGCGACTACTCGCTGGGCATGAAACAACGGCTTGGGATTGCATCCGCGATCATCGGAAACCCCCGGCTGCTTGTCCTCGACGAGCCTGCCAACGGTCTGGACCCGGAAGGCATCCAGTGGCTGCGCGGCTTTCTCCACGGGTTCGCCGAATCCGGCGGGAGTGCCTTGGTTTCAAGCCACCAGCTATTGGAGCTCGAACAAGTGGTCCACGACGTCGTCATCCTGAAGCAGCGGACGTTGTTCCACGGGACCCTTGAGGAAGCGAAGGTTCTTGGTGGCGGCAGCCTCGAATCGGCGTATTTCAAGATCCTGGAGGGTGCCCGGTGA
- the mpaP gene encoding daptide biosynthesis intramembrane metalloprotease, which produces MRRPYMSGPKVPVPAQWPVQLAATASIDQPLRDGGPWIVAMNSVPKARVSADVAAVLRTIDGEKNPAQVAQRLGPPWTAADVMGIVRQLTHTGIFDGGAHPPRERRVKFRAPLTVQFTLFNPAPLLTIFRPVVAAMARPIAALPLALLLIGGILGALAAGPDIWRVLARPLALDVYVNVAGAMVASTLLHELGHGMALSYFGGTPRRIGIMLFYLSPAFFCDVTDGWRLSSRKQRVVTALAGPLVHLGLGSIAVAAQAFLPASSVKDAALLYGVICWAVAILNLFPFIKLDGYVALMSAVDIPHLRRKSIKALADVLCSRFLGARATFRGNGLLPWFGLASSIAGVGFMVIGFQRIVPIFLQLGYAGHIVVFAVLCLLIVVACRSLIQFFRMAAQNGSPVWRRALIMLLGILAIGTLLVVIPVRPVTIAGYTYANGQLLIVTSNQAADQSLEPGDSVTLQSQGMIIHQNLGRAIIGDHPPSSTMAPVDTVVPIALADTTLPVLAYVGQLEGSATLPASGRAEVISRRQTNVAEWLWQAISHSPLWPIQPEPDDSTKGPS; this is translated from the coding sequence ATGGCGGTCCTTGGATTGTTGCCATGAACAGTGTGCCAAAAGCTCGCGTTTCAGCAGATGTAGCTGCTGTGCTCAGGACAATTGACGGCGAGAAAAATCCTGCCCAGGTTGCCCAACGCCTTGGGCCTCCTTGGACTGCCGCCGACGTCATGGGAATCGTTCGCCAGCTGACGCACACCGGCATCTTCGACGGCGGTGCGCACCCGCCAAGGGAACGCAGGGTCAAGTTCCGGGCACCGTTAACGGTGCAGTTCACCTTGTTCAATCCGGCGCCGCTCCTGACGATATTCCGGCCTGTTGTTGCTGCCATGGCGCGGCCAATAGCTGCGTTGCCCCTTGCCTTGCTCCTCATAGGCGGCATCCTCGGCGCCCTGGCAGCTGGGCCGGACATTTGGCGGGTCTTGGCACGCCCACTGGCCCTTGATGTATACGTCAATGTTGCAGGTGCGATGGTGGCCTCCACGTTGCTGCATGAACTCGGCCATGGAATGGCCCTCAGCTACTTTGGCGGTACGCCTCGACGAATTGGCATCATGTTGTTCTACCTATCTCCGGCATTCTTCTGCGACGTAACCGATGGCTGGCGGTTGAGCTCCCGGAAGCAGCGGGTTGTGACTGCCCTGGCCGGGCCCTTGGTGCATCTTGGCTTAGGGAGCATTGCGGTGGCGGCGCAGGCTTTCCTACCGGCATCGTCGGTAAAAGATGCGGCGCTGCTGTATGGGGTCATTTGTTGGGCCGTCGCCATTTTGAATCTCTTCCCGTTCATCAAGCTGGACGGCTACGTTGCTTTGATGTCCGCAGTGGACATTCCCCACCTTCGCCGGAAATCCATAAAGGCATTGGCCGACGTCCTTTGCTCAAGGTTTCTTGGAGCGCGCGCCACCTTTCGCGGTAATGGTTTGCTTCCCTGGTTCGGGTTGGCGAGCTCCATTGCAGGTGTCGGCTTCATGGTCATTGGCTTCCAACGCATCGTGCCGATTTTCCTGCAGCTCGGCTACGCCGGGCACATTGTGGTGTTTGCCGTCCTTTGCCTGCTCATCGTGGTGGCTTGCAGAAGCTTGATTCAGTTTTTCCGCATGGCCGCGCAGAATGGCAGCCCAGTGTGGAGGCGTGCCCTCATCATGCTCCTGGGAATTCTTGCCATCGGGACGCTTCTCGTCGTAATCCCTGTACGTCCTGTGACCATTGCGGGCTACACCTATGCGAATGGTCAGCTGCTCATCGTGACTTCCAACCAAGCTGCCGATCAATCGCTGGAACCGGGCGACAGCGTCACCTTGCAATCGCAGGGAATGATCATCCATCAAAACCTCGGCCGGGCCATCATTGGCGACCACCCGCCGTCGTCAACCATGGCACCGGTGGACACCGTCGTCCCGATAGCGCTCGCAGACACCACCCTGCCCGTGTTGGCGTACGTCGGCCAGTTGGAAGGAAGCGCCACCCTCCCTGCATCGGGGCGGGCGGAAGTAATCAGCAGACGCCAAACAAATGTGGCGGAGTGGCTCTGGCAAGCCATTTCACATTCGCCGTTATGGCCCATACAACCCGAACCCGACGACTCCACGAAAGGGCCCTCATGA